The following nucleotide sequence is from Gordonia jinghuaiqii.
ACCGTCTACCAGTACTTCCCCAAACTCAAGACCATGCGCGGCCGACGTTGCGGCAACCTCTCCGGCGGCGAACAGCAGATGCTGGCGCTGGCCAAGGCACTTCTCGCCACCCCCAAGGTCCTGCTCATCGACGAACTGAGCCTCGGCCTCTCGCCCGTCGCGGTGCAGGACCTGCTACCGCGGCTGCGGGCCATCGCCGACGAGCATCGGATGGCGGTGATCCTGGTCGAACAACACATCGACCTGGCGCTCGGCATCGCCGACTCGGCGATCGTGCTCCACCACGGCCGCGTCGCACTGTCGTCTCCGGCGAGCGAGCTGCGCCGGCGCCGGGACATGGTGGAGGCCGCGTACTTCGGCCGGACCATCGAGGACCCTGCCTCTTAGAACCGCCGCCTCCTAGGACCGCCACCTCCCAGGACACCGGCCGACCAACAGCCCGACGAGACGCACCAGCAAACGGGGACGACGTGGGCACCAACGAAGACGAGAACCCCGGACGGCGGCGACGCAGCACCCGCAATCGGCCCTCCGACGACGATCTGCTCGACGCCGCATGCGCGGTCATCGCCGAGGTGGGCGCCGAACGCGCGACGATGACCGCGATCGCCGAGCGCGGCGGCACCACACGCGTGACGCTCTACGCCCACTTCGGGTCCCGCGACGACCTCGTCGGTCGCGTCATGGCCCGGGAACTCGACACCTTCACCTCGTTCATGTTCGCCGTATACGACGAGGGTGAGGACATGCCGTATGGAGCCCGCGCGCGCTATTCGGTGCGGTGCCTGTTCGACTACGCCCGACGCCATCCGGCCGGCCTGCGCGTACTCATCGGTCACCGGGAGGGCGGCGACAGCGACCGTCGCCTCTACGCCGCGCTCGAACCGCGGATCGCCGCACGCCTGCGCGACAACTACGCCGCACACGGCGCGCGAATCGCCGCCAGCGCCGACACCCTCGCCTCGCTGCTGCTGCGCATGAGCCTCGACGTCGCCCACCGCGCCCTGATCGTCGACGGTGCCGGCGTCGACGAGGCCTGTGACCTCGCGATCACCGCAACCCTCGCCGTACTGCGCGACGTGCGGCCAGAACAGCTCCAGGCGCTCGACGCCTCTCTCGAAAAGCGCTGATCGGCGGCCGGTTTCACGGCCGGCCGAAACCCGCTCCAAGAACCGGACAAGCCGACCCCAAGTTTCCGCCAAGCTGCCCGCGGGATCGTTGCGAGGCCTCACACGAACAGCAACGCCTCGAGAGCCCCGGGAACGGGCGCTCACCCGATACCCACGACAGGAACCCCACAATGTCACGCATCACCAGCTCGACCGCTCATCCGTCTGATCCCGACACGGACGACACCATCCCGGCCATCGGCAATCCCTACTGGCAGCTGGGCCGCCGCGCCGCCGTCGT
It contains:
- a CDS encoding TetR/AcrR family transcriptional regulator, translating into MGTNEDENPGRRRRSTRNRPSDDDLLDAACAVIAEVGAERATMTAIAERGGTTRVTLYAHFGSRDDLVGRVMARELDTFTSFMFAVYDEGEDMPYGARARYSVRCLFDYARRHPAGLRVLIGHREGGDSDRRLYAALEPRIAARLRDNYAAHGARIAASADTLASLLLRMSLDVAHRALIVDGAGVDEACDLAITATLAVLRDVRPEQLQALDASLEKR